One Nicotiana sylvestris chromosome 12, ASM39365v2, whole genome shotgun sequence genomic window carries:
- the LOC104247291 gene encoding LOW QUALITY PROTEIN: zinc finger CCCH domain-containing protein 11-like (The sequence of the model RefSeq protein was modified relative to this genomic sequence to represent the inferred CDS: inserted 2 bases in 2 codons): MPPKQQSKADLATKQKIIEDKTFGLKNKNKXQKYVQSLKQSVQPKADPKKADSKKKKEEEKAKEXELNELFKVAISQPKVPIGVDPKSILCEFFKAGQCAKGFKCKFSHDLNVQTKGEKIDICSDKRDEEKEKGTMEDWDQETLEKVVASKSQEYNKNKPTDIVCKYFLEAVEKKQYGWFWVCPNGGKDCHYRHALPPGYILKSQMKALLEEETEKMPVEEEIEEQLAKLTSSTPLTPELFMKWKKKKMEEREANLAKLRADRAKNDRMSGRELFMSDSSWFVDDVGAYDKYEREEESDEAKTDQNSAKVQPSTLTTSKDIYDGKDIPDNDEMDDDDDDLDVDELNELEASLSKTSLQINEPAGID, from the exons ATGCCTCCGAAGCAGCAATCAAAAGCCGATTTAGCAACGAAGCAGAAGATAATCGAAGACAAGACCTTCGGTCttaagaataaaaata tccAAAAATACGTTCAATCCCTCAAACAATCTGTTCAGCCTAAAGCTGATCCTAAAAAAGCAGATTCCAAG AAAAAGAAGGAGGAAgagaaagctaaag aagaGCTGAATGAATTGTTTAAGGTTGCTATTAGTCAGCCCAAAGTACCTATTG GTGTTGATCCAAAATCTATCTTGTGCGAGTTCTTTAAGGCGGGACAATGTGCTAAGGGTTTTAAGTGCAAGTTCTCCCACGATTTGAATGTTCAGACAAAAGGAGAGAAGATTGACATTTGCAGTGATAAACGTGATGAAG aaaaagagaaggggaCAATGGAGGACTGGGATCAGGAGACTTTGGAGAAGGTTGTGGCGTCAAAAAGTCAGGAGTATAACAAAAACAAACCTACTGACATA GTATGTAAATACTTTTTGGAAGCTGTGGAAAAGAAGCAATATGGTTGGTTTTGGGTCTGTCCTAACGGTGGTAAAGATTGCCACTATAGGCATGCTCTTCCCCCTGGATATATTCTAAAATCACAGATGAAGGCTCTCCTAGAAGAGGAAACTGAAAAAATGCCTGTTGAGGAAGAGATTGAAGAACAG CTTGCGAAATTAACTTCTTCAACTCCTTTGACCCCTGAGTTGTTTATgaaatggaaaaaaaagaagatggaAGAACGGGAGGCCAATTTGGCTAAACTGAGGGCAGATAGAGCCAAAAATGATCGCATGAG TGGTCGTGAACTGTTTATGTCGGATTCTAGCTGGTTTGTGGATGATGTTGGGGCCTATGACAAGTATGAAAGGGAAGAGGAGTCTGATGAGGCAAAG ACGGATCAAAATTCTGCTAAAGTCCAGCCGAGCACCTTAACAACATCCAAGGACATTTATGATGGTAAAGACATTCCCGATAATGATGAGATGGATGACGATGATGATGACCTGGATGTAGACGAGTTAAATGAACTGGAAGCAAGCCTTTCAAAGACATCATTGCAAATCAATGAACCTGCTGGTATTGATTGA
- the LOC104247290 gene encoding protein REVEILLE 8 isoform X2 — protein MNSSSPSMANNNSTPTDSSGKKVRKPYTITKSRESWTEEEHDKFLEALQLFDRDWKKIEDFVGSKTVIQIRSHAQKYFLKVQKNGTTAHVPPPRPKRKAAHPYPQKAPKNVLVPLQASMGYPSSMNSLPPGYPSWDDTSVLLNSPSGGTMPSQDEYHFQRIQADIGSKGATLISNSGIRSSSRTAPSSELPEQSKLGSVPHGIPDFAEVYSFIGSVFDPDTKGHVQKLKEMDPINFETGFESFSWGVLDGGQCFVVDAKSYNELVEP, from the exons ATGAACTCAAGCTCTCCTTCCATGGCTAACAACAACTCAACACCTACCGACTCTTCTGGCAAAAAGGTTCGGAAACCTTACACCATAACTAAGTCTAGAGAAAGCTGGACTGAAGAAGAACACGACAAGTTCCTTGAAGCTCTTCAACT GTTTGACCGTGATTGGAAGAAAATTGAGGATTTTGTAGGCTCAAAGACAGTAATTCAG ATTCGCAGTCATGCTCAAAAGTACTTCTTGAAGGTCCAGAAGAATGGTACAACAGCACACGTGCCACCACCTCGGCCCAAGCGTAAAGCAGCTCATCCTTATCCCCAGAAGGCACCAAAAAATG TTTTAGTACCATTGCAAGCCTCTATGGGTTACCCTTCTTCAATGAATTCCCTTCCACCTGGATATCCATCATGGGATGACACTTCCGTACTCTTAAATTCTCCATCTGGCGGAACAATGCCATCACAAGATGAATACCATTTTCAAAGAATTCAGG CTGATATTGGATCAAAGGGAGCTACATTGATTAGTAACAGCGGCATTAGAAGTTCCAGCAGAACGGCGCCGAGTTCTGAACTACCAGAGCAGAGCAAACTAGGTTCTGTTCCTCATG GCATACCAGACTTTGCAGAAGTCTATAGCTTTATTGGGAGTGTCTTTGACCCAGACACTAAAGGTCATGTACAGAAGCTGAAGGAGATGGACCCTATTAACTTTGAAACT GGATTTGAAAGTTTCAGCTGGGGAGTTTTAGATGGGGGTCAAT GTTTTGTTGTTGATGCGAAATCTTACAATGAACTTGTCGAGCCCTGA
- the LOC104247289 gene encoding large ribosomal subunit protein uL4z-like, with translation MATAAAIPTTTVQSFENDMATDGSAVPLPAVMKAPIRPDVVTYVHANISKNSRQPYAVSKKAGHQTSAESWGTGRAVSRIPRVSGGGTHRAGQAAFGNMCRGGRMFAPTKIWRRWHRKIPVNQKRYAVASAIAASAVPSLVLARGHRIESVPELPLVVSDSVESIEKTSNAIKALKQIGAYPDAEKAKESHAIRPGKGKMRNRRYVSRKGPLIVYGTEGAKLVKAFRNIPGVEICHVERLNLLKLAPGGHLGRFVVWTKSAYEKLDEIYGSFDKPSEKKKGYVLPRAKMANADIARIINSDEVQSVVRPIKKDVKRATLKKNPLKNLNVLLKLNPYAKTARRMSLLAEAQRVKAKKEKLDKKRHQVTKEEASAIRSASTAWYKTMISDSDYTEFDVFTKWLGVSQ, from the exons ATGGCCACCGCAGCCGCCATTCCGACCACCACCGTTCAATCATTTGAAAATGACATGGCCACTGACGGCAGTGCCGTTCCTCTCCCCGCCGTGATGAAAGCTCCGATCCGTCCCGATGTGGTCACTTACGTCCACGCCAACATCTCCAAAAACTCCAGACAACCTTACGCCGTCTCCAAAAAAGCCGGTCACCAAACCTCCGCCGAGTCATGGGGTACCGGTCGGGCCGTTTCACGTATCCCACGTGTTTCCGGTGGTGGAACCCATCGTGCTGGTCAAGCTGCTTTCGGTAACATGTGCCGTGGCGGTCGAATGTTCGCCCCGACCAAAATCTGGCGCCGTTGGCACCGAAAGATCCCCGTTAACCAAAAGCGTTACGCTGTTGCTTCAGCTATTGCTGCGTCTGCAGTACCCTCGCTGGTCCTTGCGCGTGGCCATCGTATCGAGTCAGTTCCTGAGCTCCCTCTTGTTGTTTCAGATTCAGTTGAGAGCATTGAAAAAACTTCTAATGCTATCAAAGCTTTAAAGCAAATCGGCGCTTATCCTGATGCTGAAAAAGCTAAGGAAAGTCACGCTATTCGCCCCGGAAAGGGTAAAATGCGTAACCGTAGGTACGTTTCTCGTAAAGGACCACTCATTGTGTATGGTACTGAAGGGGCTAAGTTAGTAAAAGCATTTCGTAACATTCCTGGTGTTGAAATTTGCCATGTGGAACGATTGAATTTACTAAAGCTTGCTCCTGGAGGTCATTTAGGAAGGTTTGTTGTGTGGACTAAATCAGCCTATGAGAAATTGGATGAGATTTATGGTTCGTTTGACAAGCCATCTGAGAAGAAGAAGGGATACGTGTTGCCTAGGGCGAAAATGGCGAATGCCGATATTGCTAGGATTATTAATTCTGATGAGGTGCAGTCTGTTGTGAGGCCTATTAAGAAGGATGTGAAGAGGGCCACATTGAAGAAGAATCCATTGAAGAATCTGAATGTGTTGCTGAAGCTTAATCCGTATGCGAAAACTGCTAGGAGAATGTCCCTTTTGGCTGAGGCCCAAAGGGTGAAGGCTAAGAAGGAGAAACTTGACAAGAAGAGACATCAAGTTACTAAG GAGGAGGCATCTGCTATCAGGTCTGCAAGCACAGCTTGGTACAAGACCATGATTTCAGATTCCGACTACACAGAGTTTGATGTTTTCACAAAGTGGCTTGGAGTTTCTCAGTGA
- the LOC104247290 gene encoding protein REVEILLE 8 isoform X3: protein MNSSSPSMANNNSTPTDSSGKKVRKPYTITKSRESWTEEEHDKFLEALQLFDRDWKKIEDFVGSKTVIQIRSHAQKYFLKVQKNGTTAHVPPPRPKRKAAHPYPQKAPKNVLVPLQASMGYPSSMNSLPPGYPSWDDTSVLLNSPSGGTMPSQDEYHFQRIQADIGSKGATLISNSGIRSSSRTAPSSELPEQSKLGSVPHGIPDFAEVYSFIGSVFDPDTKGHVQKLKEMDPINFETLLLGGTL, encoded by the exons ATGAACTCAAGCTCTCCTTCCATGGCTAACAACAACTCAACACCTACCGACTCTTCTGGCAAAAAGGTTCGGAAACCTTACACCATAACTAAGTCTAGAGAAAGCTGGACTGAAGAAGAACACGACAAGTTCCTTGAAGCTCTTCAACT GTTTGACCGTGATTGGAAGAAAATTGAGGATTTTGTAGGCTCAAAGACAGTAATTCAG ATTCGCAGTCATGCTCAAAAGTACTTCTTGAAGGTCCAGAAGAATGGTACAACAGCACACGTGCCACCACCTCGGCCCAAGCGTAAAGCAGCTCATCCTTATCCCCAGAAGGCACCAAAAAATG TTTTAGTACCATTGCAAGCCTCTATGGGTTACCCTTCTTCAATGAATTCCCTTCCACCTGGATATCCATCATGGGATGACACTTCCGTACTCTTAAATTCTCCATCTGGCGGAACAATGCCATCACAAGATGAATACCATTTTCAAAGAATTCAGG CTGATATTGGATCAAAGGGAGCTACATTGATTAGTAACAGCGGCATTAGAAGTTCCAGCAGAACGGCGCCGAGTTCTGAACTACCAGAGCAGAGCAAACTAGGTTCTGTTCCTCATG GCATACCAGACTTTGCAGAAGTCTATAGCTTTATTGGGAGTGTCTTTGACCCAGACACTAAAGGTCATGTACAGAAGCTGAAGGAGATGGACCCTATTAACTTTGAAACT TTATTATTGGGTGGAACTCTTTAA
- the LOC104247290 gene encoding protein REVEILLE 8 isoform X1 — MNSSSPSMANNNSTPTDSSGKKVRKPYTITKSRESWTEEEHDKFLEALQLFDRDWKKIEDFVGSKTVIQIRSHAQKYFLKVQKNGTTAHVPPPRPKRKAAHPYPQKAPKNVLVPLQASMGYPSSMNSLPPGYPSWDDTSVLLNSPSGGTMPSQDEYHFQRIQADIGSKGATLISNSGIRSSSRTAPSSELPEQSKLGSVPHGIPDFAEVYSFIGSVFDPDTKGHVQKLKEMDPINFETVLLLMRNLTMNLSSPDFEPIKNVLSTYDLSTKVAGLPTGGAVKNHNDLSCQTI; from the exons ATGAACTCAAGCTCTCCTTCCATGGCTAACAACAACTCAACACCTACCGACTCTTCTGGCAAAAAGGTTCGGAAACCTTACACCATAACTAAGTCTAGAGAAAGCTGGACTGAAGAAGAACACGACAAGTTCCTTGAAGCTCTTCAACT GTTTGACCGTGATTGGAAGAAAATTGAGGATTTTGTAGGCTCAAAGACAGTAATTCAG ATTCGCAGTCATGCTCAAAAGTACTTCTTGAAGGTCCAGAAGAATGGTACAACAGCACACGTGCCACCACCTCGGCCCAAGCGTAAAGCAGCTCATCCTTATCCCCAGAAGGCACCAAAAAATG TTTTAGTACCATTGCAAGCCTCTATGGGTTACCCTTCTTCAATGAATTCCCTTCCACCTGGATATCCATCATGGGATGACACTTCCGTACTCTTAAATTCTCCATCTGGCGGAACAATGCCATCACAAGATGAATACCATTTTCAAAGAATTCAGG CTGATATTGGATCAAAGGGAGCTACATTGATTAGTAACAGCGGCATTAGAAGTTCCAGCAGAACGGCGCCGAGTTCTGAACTACCAGAGCAGAGCAAACTAGGTTCTGTTCCTCATG GCATACCAGACTTTGCAGAAGTCTATAGCTTTATTGGGAGTGTCTTTGACCCAGACACTAAAGGTCATGTACAGAAGCTGAAGGAGATGGACCCTATTAACTTTGAAACT GTTTTGTTGTTGATGCGAAATCTTACAATGAACTTGTCGAGCCCTGACTTTGAGCCCATT AAAAATGTATTGTCAACATATGATCTCAGTACAAAAGTCGCGGGCCTTCCTACAGGTGGTGCTGTCAAGAACCACAATGATTTATCATGTCAGACAATATGA